In a single window of the Blastocatellia bacterium genome:
- the rplL gene encoding 50S ribosomal protein L7/L12: VEEKTEFDVILASVDAAKKINVIKVVRELTNLGLKEAKELVESAPKPLKEGVSKEEAETIKKKLTEAGATVEIK; this comes from the coding sequence CGTCGAGGAGAAAACCGAATTCGATGTGATTCTGGCTTCGGTTGATGCCGCGAAAAAGATCAACGTTATTAAGGTGGTGCGCGAATTGACCAATCTCGGACTTAAAGAAGCCAAGGAGCTGGTCGAGAGTGCCCCCAAACCGCTGAAAGAAGGCGTATCCAAAGAAGAAGCCGAGACGATCAAAAAGAAGCTCACCGAGGCGGGGGCAA